The following are from one region of the Candidatus Deferrimicrobium borealis genome:
- the ubiE gene encoding bifunctional demethylmenaquinone methyltransferase/2-methoxy-6-polyprenyl-1,4-benzoquinol methylase UbiE, producing the protein MFSSIAPRYDFLNRLLSLGVDRRWRRLAVAETVPATGGRFLDVATGTADMALEITRQKGPGASVAGVDLSVEMMRVGQGKCARAGRSRSVTFLRAPGECLPFRDASFDSACVAFGIRNVADRERGLREMCRAVRPGGRVVVLEFSSPPGTFFGALYRFYFRSVLPRIGGIFSRGSAYAYLPESVLAFPEPPAFAEMMRAAGCVSVTHRPVTFGIVTLYVGVR; encoded by the coding sequence ATGTTCTCCTCCATCGCTCCCCGGTACGATTTCCTCAACCGGCTGCTGTCGCTGGGGGTGGACCGGCGCTGGCGCCGTCTCGCCGTTGCGGAAACCGTCCCGGCGACCGGCGGGAGATTCCTGGACGTCGCGACCGGCACGGCCGACATGGCGCTGGAGATAACGCGCCAGAAAGGCCCGGGAGCGTCCGTCGCCGGCGTCGACCTCTCCGTGGAGATGATGCGGGTGGGGCAGGGGAAGTGCGCGCGGGCGGGGCGATCGCGAAGCGTCACGTTCCTTCGGGCGCCGGGGGAATGCCTCCCGTTCCGGGACGCCTCCTTCGACTCGGCCTGCGTCGCCTTCGGGATCCGGAACGTGGCCGACCGCGAGCGGGGCCTCCGGGAGATGTGCCGGGCGGTCCGACCCGGCGGGCGCGTGGTCGTTCTCGAATTCTCCTCGCCGCCGGGGACGTTCTTCGGGGCCCTGTACCGGTTCTACTTCCGGAGCGTCCTGCCGCGGATCGGGGGGATCTTCTCCCGGGGATCCGCATACGCGTACCTGCCCGAGTCGGTGCTCGCGTTCCCCGAGCCGCCCGCCTTCGCCGAAATGATGCGGGCTGCGGGCTGCGTTTCCGTCACCCATCGCCCGGTGACCTTCGGGATCGTCACCCTGTACGTCGGGGTCCGGTAG
- the cysK gene encoding cysteine synthase A, translating into MPTWFSDNSLSIGKTPLVKLNRITDGAGATVLAKVEGRNPAYSVKCRIGASMVWDAEKKGLLGPGKTIVEPTSGNTGIALAFVAASRGYGIVLTMPETMSVERRQVLKAFGAKLVLTEGAKGMKGAIAKAEEIVASDPSGYFMPQQFKNPANPLVHETTTGPEIWEATGGAIDVLVSGVGTGGTITGVSRFLKNTKGKKVLAVAVEPVHSPVITQQRNGQPLAPGPHKIQGIGAGFIPDVLDLSLIDRVETVSNDESIAFARRLAREEGLLSGISCGAAAAVAVRLAKLPEFAGKTIVAILPDAGERYLTTALFEGWFDAEGAATI; encoded by the coding sequence ATGCCCACCTGGTTCTCGGACAATTCGCTTTCGATCGGGAAGACTCCCCTCGTGAAACTCAACCGGATCACCGACGGAGCCGGCGCGACGGTGCTCGCGAAGGTGGAGGGGCGCAACCCCGCCTACTCCGTGAAATGCCGCATCGGCGCCTCGATGGTTTGGGACGCCGAGAAGAAGGGGTTGCTCGGGCCGGGGAAGACGATCGTGGAGCCCACCTCCGGAAACACCGGGATCGCGCTCGCCTTCGTCGCGGCATCGCGCGGCTACGGGATCGTCCTGACGATGCCCGAGACGATGAGCGTCGAGCGGCGGCAGGTGCTCAAGGCGTTCGGCGCCAAGCTGGTGCTCACCGAGGGGGCGAAGGGGATGAAGGGGGCGATCGCGAAGGCGGAGGAGATCGTGGCGTCCGACCCGTCCGGGTACTTCATGCCGCAGCAATTCAAGAATCCCGCCAACCCGCTGGTGCACGAGACGACCACGGGACCGGAGATCTGGGAGGCGACCGGCGGCGCGATCGACGTGCTCGTGTCCGGCGTGGGCACCGGCGGCACCATCACGGGAGTCTCCCGGTTCCTCAAGAACACGAAGGGGAAGAAGGTCCTCGCGGTGGCGGTCGAACCGGTCCACAGCCCCGTGATCACCCAGCAAAGGAACGGGCAGCCGCTCGCCCCGGGGCCGCACAAGATCCAGGGGATCGGCGCGGGGTTCATCCCCGACGTCCTCGACCTGTCCCTGATCGACCGCGTCGAGACCGTTTCCAACGATGAGTCCATCGCATTCGCCCGACGGCTGGCGCGGGAGGAGGGGTTGCTCTCGGGGATCTCGTGCGGTGCGGCGGCGGCGGTCGCGGTGCGTCTCGCGAAGCTTCCGGAGTTCGCCGGGAAGACGATCGTGGCGATCCTCCCCGATGCCGGCGAGCGGTATCTCACCACCGCCCTGTTCGAGGGGTGGTTCGATGCGGAAGGCGCCGCGACGATTTAA
- a CDS encoding zf-HC2 domain-containing protein, with translation MDCGTALGKIIAKADGLLPREEEAALAGHLAGCPACAAEDAAVSAAGPALRALTGVRAMEKAPALDAMWTRVRAGIEESRETRRRSSWIARWAWIPAALALAVSAILFYPAETDRSPFHPSTFDVAVEDVESDVATVALVDKGEDLPRVIWIIEDV, from the coding sequence ATGGATTGCGGGACGGCTCTGGGAAAGATCATCGCGAAGGCCGACGGCCTCCTCCCGCGGGAGGAGGAGGCGGCGCTGGCGGGACACCTGGCCGGGTGCCCCGCGTGCGCGGCGGAGGATGCGGCGGTCTCCGCGGCGGGACCCGCGCTGCGCGCCCTGACCGGGGTTCGCGCGATGGAGAAGGCGCCCGCTCTCGACGCGATGTGGACGCGGGTGCGCGCCGGGATCGAGGAGAGCCGGGAGACGCGGCGGCGCTCCTCGTGGATCGCGCGGTGGGCGTGGATCCCGGCGGCCCTCGCCCTTGCGGTGTCGGCGATCCTGTTCTACCCTGCGGAAACGGATCGATCGCCGTTTCACCCGAGCACGTTCGACGTCGCCGTCGAGGACGTCGAATCCGATGTCGCCACGGTGGCGCTCGTCGACAAGGGAGAGGACCTTCCGAGGGTGATCTGGATCATCGAAGATGTTTAG
- a CDS encoding sigma-70 family RNA polymerase sigma factor: MNERERGGVPDDALIRTTLAGDDVAFGELVERYKGRAFAVAVGIVGDGDDALDVVQDSFIKAYYKLKEFRFGSNFYTWFYRLLVNQAIDRWRKSARSAEVPFDESWLTEDASPPDGFAYPRTPEDLARDRELGDALQRAVDALPEYHRAVIVLREVDGMTYDEIAEVLGCSVGTVMSRLHYARGKLKESLKSHREG; this comes from the coding sequence ATGAACGAGAGGGAGAGGGGCGGCGTTCCCGACGACGCGCTGATCCGGACGACTCTCGCGGGTGACGACGTGGCGTTCGGCGAACTCGTGGAACGGTACAAGGGCAGGGCGTTCGCCGTGGCCGTCGGGATCGTGGGCGACGGGGACGACGCGCTCGACGTCGTCCAGGACTCCTTCATCAAGGCGTACTACAAGTTGAAGGAGTTCCGGTTCGGCTCGAACTTCTACACCTGGTTCTACCGCCTCCTCGTGAACCAGGCGATCGACCGGTGGCGGAAGTCGGCGCGGTCGGCGGAGGTGCCCTTCGACGAGAGCTGGCTTACCGAGGATGCGTCGCCGCCCGACGGATTTGCGTACCCGCGGACCCCTGAGGATCTCGCCCGGGACCGGGAGCTGGGGGACGCCCTCCAGCGCGCCGTCGACGCCCTCCCCGAGTATCATCGGGCGGTGATCGTCCTGCGGGAGGTGGACGGGATGACGTACGACGAGATCGCCGAGGTCCTCGGGTGTTCCGTGGGAACGGTGATGTCCCGGCTGCACTACGCGCGCGGAAAACTGAAAGAGTCCCTGAAGTCGCACAGGGAAGGGTAG